One Nostoc sp. CENA543 genomic window, GCCAGAACTGTAGAGAATAAAACCATCAATTTTCATGGTGAGTTCGTGGAGGTTAAACAAGTAGGGTTGCCACCTGTGCTTTAGTTGATAGCCCTGCTATTATAAAATGAATGAAGATTTAATAATTCATATCATTATATATAGTTGGGAAGATTCAGTGTTCAGGGTTTTCATTGAGTATTTCTTGCCTTAGTTTTTCAAAGCGTTTTTCTAACAAAGCTTTAAGCACTACTTTGGCAATCTTTTTTTGTTTTTCTTCTGAACTTAGCAACATATCTCTATATTCGTACTCAATTGCCTCTACAGATAGCAAATGATGGTGCAAGAAATCTATACTTTCTTGATGACCTTCAAGTGCTGATTGAAGCTCTAACTTCATAAATGATGGGTTATCTGACCAATAACGATTTGATTTAGCGGAAACCCAGGAATAATTTAAAGGAGAATTGATTGGATGATCATCATTTCGTTCTACTTTCTCTCCCGTGAACTTATACCATGAATTCACTGCATAAAGATGATCAGCTTGGAGATCATTACGACCAGCATGAAGGGGTAAACCACGCTTCAGTTCATGAGAGTTATCACTCTTATCTCTGTATTTAAAATCTGATAAACCGTTTCTAATTGTAAATGCAAGTATTGCTAGACCCATTGTTCGACTAGCAGATGTCATAAGTACATCTTTAGTAGAGTAACCGTCTGCATCACATATCATTTCAAAACGATTTCCTAATTTCCCATTAGCTCCTATTATGGGTACTTCAGTGAAACGACTGTTGTCTTCAAGTTTTCCATTACTGAGATCAGATACTTCATCCCACTTGATTGTAGGTTTAGATAGATAGACTAACAATCTAGGAATATCCGCCAAAACCCGCTTGTCTATAGAAGAATGAGCTTTTTGATAAGCACCACCAAAAATAGAACCCCAATACCACCATTGAAGCTTTTTCATTAAAGTCCCAGATGGATCTTGATATAACTTATTCCATACGGAATCAGTTAATACTGCTGCCAAAACCAAATCCATCTGGCGATATGGAAAATAAGATAATTTGGGAAATCCAAGCTTTGCCTTCATAAAAAAGTAGGCACGTAATAGTTGTTTAGCTGCTTGGTTCTGAACTTTTTGAACTGTCTGACGAGATAAGTTAAGAATGAGTTTATCTGAATATCCCCAATCTTCAAGCTGCAAAATCGAACGTGCTGCTTCTTGAGATTGGGAAAAACCAGAAAGTGTATTATTTCTAAGTGACCAATCATCACCTAGAGCTTCCGATAACTTTGCGTGTATTACAATGGTTTGTGCAAAAGACCTAGCAATAGATTCTGGAAACTTTAAACCTTTAACAACTTGTTCAGCATCTTCATTTTTTTCACCTAGAAAATCACCTATATTCCAAAAATTATCTATGCCTTCTTCTCTTGCTGGTTCTGGTAAAAGTTTCACATACTTCTTAAAATCTTTCATGCTCTGTAAGCAAGCAGATTTCATTATATCTCGAAGGCTAGAATCTGTTGTTGTAGTCTTCGCTACTAACAAATCAAAAGTTTCTAATTCAACTCCACCCATGTTGATTACTGAAAAAATACCTGATAGCCTATTAAATTCTTTTGAAGGTACTTCCAATACTGGGAATTGAAATTTTATGAGATTATCTAGCATTCTTTCAAGTGTTGCTTTCCAGCTAGAGAAACTACGTCTAAGTTTTTTCCATTCCTCTTCATATTTTTTCTGCTCAATAAGATCATTTTGGTAATTTTCTTTTAACCTTTTACCTTCGTGAGTTTTGCCAATAATAACATCTTGTCTTTCATCAAATAAATCTATTAAAAAGTTTGCTGGATCAAATTGGAGTGATTTTCCATCATGATTTTCAATATATAATTTATCTAAGGGAAGATAAATACCCTCTTCCATACCAGTTTGTTTTTGTAATTCTTTAACTGTACAAAAATCAGCTAAATCAGATTCTGATTTTTCATAATAAAAAGGGCTGTTTTTATCAGTTTTTCTGTATTTTATGTAAACAAATGCTTCACAGACTTCTTCATGTTGCATTTCTCTAATATTTGGCCATTTCAAATCTATTAAACCTAGTTTATTAAGGTTTAAGAACCATCTAAGTCTATAGTTTCTATTCAGTTCACTACCATCAGCGAAATGATATGTTGTCCCAAAAATAAGATCCAGTGCAGTTAATCTCTGTTGTCCATCTAAAAGATAATCACAAGAATAAGCTTCACCTCTTTGTAGATATTGTGTTGATTTAAGTCCTTCAATTTCTTCCAGTTTAAGATTTGTTTTATTTAAGAATATTTCACGCAAAGTGTTTTCTGGTATGGATAGTGGCTTGTTAACAGACATAGTTTTACTGTCTGCTTCCGTACCAATAAGAGCTTGTCCAACAGGATATTCTAGTAGTATTGATGCTAGAAGAGATTGCCAACGTTCTGGATTCCAAACAAATGGGCGTTGAAAGTTAGGTAATAGCAAATCTCCTTTACGTAAAGAATATAGTAACTGTCCAAGAGTTCTCGACATAATTATAACTCCTTATAATCAGAGAATAATAATAAATTATTATTTTACTTTACCTTCAAGTATTTTTATTAAGATAAAAACCTACGCAAGTCAAATTCTCTTTGTTGTTCTTGCTGAAATCTTTCTGAACTTAAAACTAGCAGTATCCTTTCTGAGTAGTCAACTGCTCCTCTCATTTCATTTTGCAATATTTCTAGTCCGCCATTGGCGTACTCTTCAAATAATCTCAAGCGTTGATTTTCAAACTTTTCATTACCAACAGATAAAATAGCAAGTTCCTTTTCTTCAACAATTGCCAGAAGTTTAATGATGAGATCATATCCTCTAGTTAAAAAATGCTCTTGGCCTATAGGGGATGGTTCTCGTTTAGAAATTTCGCCCAAGGGTACACGCTTTTTATGCTTTGCACCTAACGCAGCAGCAAAGACAATGACATCAGCAAATGTTTGAAAAGGCCCTGTACTACCATCTGAAGAGGTTAACGCTTTCACTAACTCAGCTTTATCTTTAGCAACCCTGATTCTACCCGTTTCTGCCATGATATTGATAATCGCTTTGTAGCTATATTAGCCGAAAAGTAGAAGTAATGCCTAGATTTGCTGAGGTAGAGAAAGCTGAGGACTGGTTATTTCATTAAGAATGAGCAACCTGTCAAAATCTATGGGGTGAATTCCTAAGAGTAGCAAAATACTCACGGCTATATCTTCGGCAACATTATTCCCTATTTTTTGGGTTGAGGGAGTGAGAGACTAAGAGGGAAAATGTTATGTATTCACTTTTAATTATTTATGACTAGTATTTCCACTGCACAGGTTAAGCTACAACAACATCGAGAACAATTCCCAGCTTTAGCGAATAAGCGTTATTTTAACTATGGTGGACAGGGGCCAATGCCTCAAGCCACAATAGACACGATCGCACAAACTATATCTTACATTCAGCAGATTGGCCCCTTTGGAAGTGAGGCTGGTGCTTGGTTAACAGCACAAATGCCCACCGTCAGAAACGCGATCGCCTCTGAATTAAGCGTTACACCTGATACAATCTCTTTTACGGATAATGTCACCGTAGGTTGCAATATTGCTTTGTGGGGAATAAACTGGCAAGCAGGCGACCATCTCTTACTCTCAGACTGCGAACATCCTGGAGTTGTAGCTGCTAGTCAAGAAATTAGTCGTCGGTTTGGAGTGGAAGTTACAACCTGTCCTTTACAAGCAACTGTAAATGATGGCGATCCCGTAGCCATTGTTGCTCAAAATTTGCGTCCTCAGACGCGCCTAGTCGTACTCAGTCATATTTTTTGGAACACTGGTCAAGTGCTACCTCTAGATAAAATCGTAGAGGTATGTAAAAACAATAATTCTCTCTTATTAATAGATGCAGCCCAATCCGTTGGGGCTTTACCTTTGAACTTAGCAGAATTGGGAGTAGATTTCTATGCTTTTACGGGTCACAAATGGTTATGCGGCCCCGAAGGTGTGGGGGGTTTGTATGTGCGTCCAGAAAGTCTAGAACATCTGCATCCGACTTTTATCGGGTTGTATGGAATTATGGTTGATAGCCAATCTCGACCTGTGAACTGGAAACCAGATGCAAGACGCTATGAAGTATCTACCCCACCTTACCCATTATATTTAGGTTTGCGAGAGGCGATCGCAACTCATCAAAAATGGGGAACACCACAAGAACGTTACACCCAAATTCGCCACAACAGCGAATATTTATGGCGACGTTTAACCGCATTACCCCATATCAAATGTCTCCGCACAGCACCCCCAGAATGCGGTATAGTCTCCTTTCAATTAACAAATCATCAACCCCTAAAATTGTTGCAATTTCTCGATACTCAAAAAATATTAACCCGCACCCTTGCCGATCCCAGTTGTATCCGCACCACCGTTCATTATTTAACTTTAGAGTCAGAAATCGACCACTTAGTTGAAGCCGTAGAAAAATTTTTGGTCAATAGTCATTAGTCAATAGTCAATAGTCATTAGTCATTACTCATTACTCATTACTCATTACTCATTACTTCTACCTTGTCTCCCTTGTCCCCAATCCCCACAATGCAACGTCCAATCCTATACGTAGCCATTACCAATCACGGCTTCGGCCATGCTACACGCACCGCATCTGTAGCGGCGACAATTCAAAAGTTGTGTCCAGAAGTGCTGTTAATTATGGTGACTACTGCGCCTCGGTGGTTACTAGAGTGCTATATCGAGGGTGATTTTATTCATCGTCCCCGCGCTTTTGATTTGGGTGTGGTGCAAGCTGATAGCTTAAATATG contains:
- a CDS encoding DUF262 domain-containing protein — encoded protein: MSRTLGQLLYSLRKGDLLLPNFQRPFVWNPERWQSLLASILLEYPVGQALIGTEADSKTMSVNKPLSIPENTLREIFLNKTNLKLEEIEGLKSTQYLQRGEAYSCDYLLDGQQRLTALDLIFGTTYHFADGSELNRNYRLRWFLNLNKLGLIDLKWPNIREMQHEEVCEAFVYIKYRKTDKNSPFYYEKSESDLADFCTVKELQKQTGMEEGIYLPLDKLYIENHDGKSLQFDPANFLIDLFDERQDVIIGKTHEGKRLKENYQNDLIEQKKYEEEWKKLRRSFSSWKATLERMLDNLIKFQFPVLEVPSKEFNRLSGIFSVINMGGVELETFDLLVAKTTTTDSSLRDIMKSACLQSMKDFKKYVKLLPEPAREEGIDNFWNIGDFLGEKNEDAEQVVKGLKFPESIARSFAQTIVIHAKLSEALGDDWSLRNNTLSGFSQSQEAARSILQLEDWGYSDKLILNLSRQTVQKVQNQAAKQLLRAYFFMKAKLGFPKLSYFPYRQMDLVLAAVLTDSVWNKLYQDPSGTLMKKLQWWYWGSIFGGAYQKAHSSIDKRVLADIPRLLVYLSKPTIKWDEVSDLSNGKLEDNSRFTEVPIIGANGKLGNRFEMICDADGYSTKDVLMTSASRTMGLAILAFTIRNGLSDFKYRDKSDNSHELKRGLPLHAGRNDLQADHLYAVNSWYKFTGEKVERNDDHPINSPLNYSWVSAKSNRYWSDNPSFMKLELQSALEGHQESIDFLHHHLLSVEAIEYEYRDMLLSSEEKQKKIAKVVLKALLEKRFEKLRQEILNENPEH
- a CDS encoding aminotransferase class V-fold PLP-dependent enzyme, translating into MTSISTAQVKLQQHREQFPALANKRYFNYGGQGPMPQATIDTIAQTISYIQQIGPFGSEAGAWLTAQMPTVRNAIASELSVTPDTISFTDNVTVGCNIALWGINWQAGDHLLLSDCEHPGVVAASQEISRRFGVEVTTCPLQATVNDGDPVAIVAQNLRPQTRLVVLSHIFWNTGQVLPLDKIVEVCKNNNSLLLIDAAQSVGALPLNLAELGVDFYAFTGHKWLCGPEGVGGLYVRPESLEHLHPTFIGLYGIMVDSQSRPVNWKPDARRYEVSTPPYPLYLGLREAIATHQKWGTPQERYTQIRHNSEYLWRRLTALPHIKCLRTAPPECGIVSFQLTNHQPLKLLQFLDTQKILTRTLADPSCIRTTVHYLTLESEIDHLVEAVEKFLVNSH
- a CDS encoding DNA phosphorothioation-associated protein 4 is translated as MAETGRIRVAKDKAELVKALTSSDGSTGPFQTFADVIVFAAALGAKHKKRVPLGEISKREPSPIGQEHFLTRGYDLIIKLLAIVEEKELAILSVGNEKFENQRLRLFEEYANGGLEILQNEMRGAVDYSERILLVLSSERFQQEQQREFDLRRFLS